From the genome of Winogradskyella forsetii, one region includes:
- a CDS encoding peptidoglycan recognition protein family protein, giving the protein MKIIIKLILVLFITTSYSQSQAIKEFSIENQKFFGSKLSQAEYLLHKVKPMGILDKNDPELPQFITMLMNDPIEVLSIGEIDMYLQDNDMDYSNIGGSIQDSLSRNKKGTSAKYFVIHDTSTPNFKNKDFPKNINDDTWEQNDVEVRWKYKKGEIRKGPHAFIGRTGKIFFPIDFSVPWRATGFENKVLDKAISRGLFIHIELVQPRKSKEGKWKDNDVVSPDPGFTQEQYDKLALLYICASARSGNWLIPAYHAVLDQGFKNGHDDPQNFELNEFSDSIEALVKELKN; this is encoded by the coding sequence ATGAAAATAATTATAAAACTCATTTTAGTACTTTTTATAACGACTAGTTATAGCCAGTCTCAAGCAATAAAAGAATTCTCTATAGAAAACCAAAAATTCTTTGGGTCAAAGCTTTCACAAGCAGAATACCTATTGCATAAAGTGAAACCAATGGGAATACTTGATAAAAATGACCCAGAGCTGCCTCAATTTATTACAATGCTCATGAATGATCCAATAGAAGTATTATCTATAGGAGAGATTGATATGTACTTACAAGATAATGATATGGATTATTCTAATATAGGAGGTTCTATTCAAGACTCTTTATCAAGAAATAAAAAAGGTACAAGTGCTAAATATTTTGTAATACATGATACAAGCACACCTAATTTTAAAAATAAAGATTTTCCAAAAAATATTAATGATGATACATGGGAACAAAATGATGTTGAAGTAAGATGGAAATATAAAAAAGGGGAAATAAGAAAAGGCCCACATGCATTTATTGGTCGAACTGGAAAAATTTTCTTTCCAATTGATTTCTCTGTTCCATGGAGAGCAACCGGATTTGAAAATAAAGTGTTGGATAAAGCAATTTCAAGAGGGTTGTTTATACACATAGAATTGGTACAACCTAGAAAATCGAAAGAAGGAAAATGGAAAGATAATGACGTCGTATCTCCAGACCCTGGATTTACACAAGAGCAATACGATAAACTAGCTTTATTATACATCTGTGCTTCTGCAAGATCGGGGAATTGGTTAATCCCAGCTTATCATGCCGTTTTAGATCAAGGATTTAAAAATGGACATGACGACCCTCAAAATTTTGAGCTAAATGAATTTAGTGATAGTATAGAAGCTCTGGTTAAAGAACTTAAAAATTAA
- a CDS encoding DUF4136 domain-containing protein, translating to MKTLKIMALALITTLFACGPKITTEKMGTTDLSNYKTFAYLPNSNFDDFEKFENDNNVGMSVIESVNQNMKNQGYTIERNNPDLLVLLSTSTDIEKTVDQDPVYATYPRYYNRRYPVSPYYQSYYFNNYYNYTELVGYETDVNKYKEGMLLLKLVDTDSKNVVWEGKASDLIFQQNESEAISEFVDDMFDEFPK from the coding sequence ATGAAGACTTTAAAAATAATGGCCTTAGCTCTAATAACTACCCTTTTTGCATGTGGGCCAAAAATAACAACGGAAAAAATGGGTACAACAGATTTGAGCAATTATAAAACGTTTGCTTATCTCCCTAACAGTAACTTTGATGACTTTGAGAAATTCGAAAATGACAACAATGTAGGAATGTCCGTAATTGAAAGTGTCAATCAAAACATGAAGAATCAAGGTTATACTATAGAAAGGAACAATCCAGATTTGTTGGTATTGCTGAGTACATCCACAGATATTGAAAAGACGGTGGATCAAGATCCAGTTTATGCCACATATCCTCGATATTATAATAGAAGGTATCCTGTAAGTCCTTATTATCAAAGTTATTACTTCAATAATTACTATAACTACACTGAATTAGTAGGTTATGAAACGGATGTCAATAAATATAAGGAAGGCATGTTACTCTTAAAACTAGTGGACACAGATAGTAAAAATGTGGTCTGGGAAGGAAAAGCATCAGATCTTATATTTCAACAAAATGAATCAGAGGCGATATCAGAATTTGTCGATGATATGTTTGACGAATTCCCCAAATAG
- the queG gene encoding tRNA epoxyqueuosine(34) reductase QueG — MNNKQQYTELIKAEAKRLGFLSCGISKAEFLEEEAPRLEAWLNKNMNGEMRYMENHFDKRLDPTLLVEGSKSVVSLLLNYYPSEVQIEDSYKLSKYAYGTDYHFVIKDKLKSLLHFIQDEIGEVHGRAFVDSAPVLDKAWAAKSGLGWIGKHSNLLTQQVGSFYFIAELIIDLELDYDTPVTDHCGTCTACIDACPTEAITEPYVVDGSKCISYFTIELKENIPTEFKGQFNDWMFGCDICQDVCPWNRFSKPHNEPLFNPHPELLDMTKKDWEEITEDTFKKVFQKSAVKRTKFSGLERNIKFLKD, encoded by the coding sequence GTGAATAATAAACAGCAATACACTGAACTTATTAAAGCCGAAGCCAAACGCCTCGGCTTTTTATCTTGTGGTATTAGCAAAGCAGAGTTTCTTGAAGAAGAAGCTCCAAGATTAGAGGCGTGGTTAAACAAGAATATGAATGGCGAAATGCGTTATATGGAAAACCATTTCGATAAGCGTTTGGATCCCACTTTATTGGTGGAAGGTTCAAAAAGCGTAGTGTCTTTATTGTTGAATTATTACCCTTCAGAAGTTCAGATTGAAGACTCTTATAAGTTATCAAAATATGCTTATGGAACAGATTATCATTTCGTTATTAAGGACAAATTAAAATCGCTTCTGCATTTTATACAAGATGAAATTGGCGAGGTTCATGGTCGTGCTTTTGTAGATTCGGCACCAGTCTTGGATAAGGCTTGGGCTGCAAAATCGGGTTTAGGCTGGATAGGTAAACACTCCAACCTATTAACGCAACAAGTTGGTTCTTTCTATTTTATAGCCGAATTGATTATCGATTTAGAATTAGACTACGATACACCAGTGACCGACCATTGCGGTACATGTACAGCTTGTATAGACGCCTGCCCAACAGAAGCCATCACAGAACCTTATGTGGTAGATGGCAGTAAATGTATTTCGTACTTTACCATAGAACTCAAAGAAAATATTCCAACAGAATTTAAAGGTCAATTTAACGATTGGATGTTTGGTTGCGACATCTGCCAAGACGTTTGCCCTTGGAACCGCTTTTCCAAACCGCACAACGAACCCTTATTCAATCCACATCCCGAACTTTTGGATATGACCAAAAAAGATTGGGAGGAGATTACAGAAGATACCTTTAAAAAAGTCTTTCAAAAATCGGCGGTAAAACGAACCAAATTTTCTGGTTTGGAACGGAATATTAAGTTTCTTAAAGATTAG